The proteins below come from a single Actinomycetota bacterium genomic window:
- the rpmH gene encoding 50S ribosomal protein L34 — MKRTYQPKKRRRARNHGFRTRMRKRAGRAIVKARRKKGRSRLTH; from the coding sequence ATGAAGCGCACCTACCAGCCCAAGAAGCGTCGCCGTGCCCGCAACCACGGCTTCCGTACGCGGATGCGCAAGCGCGCCGGCCGCGCCATCGTCAAGGCCCGTCGGAAGAAGGGCCGTTCGCGCCTGACGCACTGA
- the rnpA gene encoding ribonuclease P protein component, translating into MVARSAAVVPDRLRNPRAVASVLGSRRKRSGRLCVAHVAAGPDHHQVRIAVSASRRVGKAVERNRAKRLLREAARHVRWAPGIDVVLVARPACATSTLSAVQRELRELASALGTLAEDGA; encoded by the coding sequence CTGGTGGCCCGCTCCGCGGCGGTCGTCCCCGATCGCCTCCGCAACCCCCGTGCGGTGGCCAGCGTGCTGGGTTCCCGTCGGAAGCGTTCGGGGCGCCTGTGCGTGGCGCATGTCGCGGCAGGCCCGGACCACCACCAGGTCCGGATCGCCGTCAGCGCTTCCCGGCGCGTCGGGAAGGCCGTCGAACGCAACCGCGCCAAGCGGCTGTTGCGTGAAGCCGCGCGACACGTGCGCTGGGCGCCGGGGATCGACGTCGTGCTGGTGGCCCGGCCGGCCTGCGCGACAAGCACCTTGTCAGCGGTCCAGCGCGAGCTGCGGGAGCTGGCCAGCGCGTTGGGGACCCTGGCCGAGGACGGGGCGTGA
- the yidD gene encoding membrane protein insertion efficiency factor YidD: protein MRVARTVTRPSLVARALLAVIAAWRATAPFRRPTCRFFPSCSQYAAEAIRRYGAIRGGWAAVRRLGRCHPWNPGGVDPVR, encoded by the coding sequence GTGAGGGTGGCGCGGACGGTCACCCGCCCTTCGCTCGTCGCGCGGGCGCTCCTCGCCGTGATCGCGGCGTGGCGAGCGACCGCGCCATTCCGCCGGCCGACCTGCCGGTTCTTCCCCTCCTGCTCGCAGTACGCCGCGGAGGCGATCCGCCGCTACGGGGCGATCCGGGGAGGATGGGCTGCGGTACGGCGCTTGGGGCGCTGCCACCCGTGGAACCCCGGCGGCGTTGATCCGGTCCGCTAA
- the yidC gene encoding membrane protein insertase YidC, which yields MNPWQLLLDVIQEGLTFLHGLFAPLFGAHAWGWAIIGLTVVIRVLLLPLAMKQTRNMRAMQTLAPKVKRIQAKHKADRELLKKDPQAYRDGRQKMNEEVMALYREHNVNPMAGCLPLLLQAPIFFALFRVLNNAQLQLNGDRIAAEPFYVFSPLGAAANSGVWGWVLIVGMAATMFVTQRQMMGRTQMEGAQAQQQKIMLYVMPVFLAVIAQSLPIGVLLYWVTTNLWQLGQQAIIIREVQHEQGAEDVEVARKTNRPAGAGQKKRSNDRSKDRSERARKGSSKQSKDRVKGAPRTAQARPSEHLPSRRGGSKDSRRRNA from the coding sequence GTGAACCCGTGGCAGCTGCTGCTCGATGTGATCCAGGAGGGTTTGACCTTCCTGCACGGGCTGTTCGCACCTCTGTTCGGGGCGCACGCGTGGGGATGGGCGATCATCGGGCTGACCGTCGTCATCCGGGTCCTGCTGCTGCCGCTGGCCATGAAGCAGACGCGGAACATGCGAGCCATGCAGACGCTCGCGCCGAAGGTCAAACGGATACAGGCCAAGCACAAAGCCGACCGCGAGCTGCTCAAGAAGGATCCCCAGGCCTACCGCGACGGCCGTCAGAAGATGAACGAGGAGGTGATGGCTCTCTACCGGGAGCACAACGTCAACCCCATGGCAGGCTGTCTCCCGCTGCTGCTCCAGGCCCCGATCTTCTTCGCGCTGTTCCGGGTGCTCAACAACGCTCAACTGCAACTCAACGGTGACCGCATCGCCGCCGAGCCGTTCTACGTCTTCAGCCCGCTGGGTGCGGCAGCGAACAGCGGCGTGTGGGGGTGGGTGCTGATCGTGGGGATGGCCGCGACCATGTTCGTCACCCAGCGCCAGATGATGGGCCGGACCCAAATGGAGGGCGCGCAGGCTCAGCAGCAGAAGATCATGCTGTACGTGATGCCGGTGTTCCTGGCCGTGATCGCACAGAGCCTGCCGATCGGTGTCCTGCTGTACTGGGTGACGACCAACCTGTGGCAGCTGGGCCAGCAGGCGATCATCATCCGTGAGGTCCAGCACGAACAGGGCGCCGAAGACGTCGAAGTCGCGCGCAAGACGAACCGTCCGGCCGGAGCCGGGCAGAAGAAGCGGTCGAACGACCGGTCGAAGGATCGATCCGAGCGGGCTCGGAAGGGTTCAAGCAAGCAGTCCAAGGACCGTGTGAAGGGCGCGCCCCGCACCGCGCAGGCGCGCCCCTCGGAGCATCTCCCCTCGCGTCGGGGAGGCTCCAAGGACTCCAGGAGACGCAACGCATGA
- a CDS encoding KH domain-containing protein codes for MSRRLNVEAASLEQAVRRLLSEVAGVDEDEVTVDLGAAGFDLDAVGGVRLTLVIPEPATIEDEQGEGGEDEEDEEEDAEEEEAGITLDDLDEEAEAAADFLEGVLDAMELPGDIQIRVHEDRAEVEVINVGSGRLIGRRGQTLDAIQELARSALQRRFERRSRVMIDVEGYRARRLERLLDKAQEAIDEALDSGEPQRLEPMDVYERKVVHGVVAERDGVSSSSRGREPTRRVIIEPDR; via the coding sequence ATGAGTAGACGTCTGAACGTGGAGGCCGCGTCGCTCGAACAGGCGGTACGCCGTTTGCTGTCCGAGGTCGCCGGCGTGGACGAGGACGAGGTCACCGTCGACCTCGGAGCGGCCGGCTTCGACCTCGATGCGGTCGGCGGCGTCCGTCTGACGCTCGTGATCCCCGAGCCCGCGACGATCGAGGACGAGCAGGGCGAGGGCGGGGAGGACGAAGAAGACGAAGAAGAGGACGCAGAGGAGGAGGAGGCCGGGATCACCCTCGACGACCTCGACGAGGAGGCGGAAGCTGCCGCCGATTTCCTCGAGGGGGTCCTCGACGCCATGGAACTTCCCGGCGACATCCAGATCCGGGTCCACGAGGACCGTGCTGAGGTCGAGGTGATCAACGTCGGTAGCGGCCGACTGATCGGGCGGCGAGGCCAGACGCTCGACGCCATCCAGGAACTGGCGCGTTCGGCCCTCCAACGCCGTTTCGAGCGGCGGTCGCGGGTCATGATCGACGTCGAGGGCTACCGCGCACGCCGGCTGGAACGCCTCCTCGACAAGGCGCAGGAGGCGATCGACGAAGCGTTGGACAGCGGCGAGCCCCAGCGCCTCGAGCCGATGGACGTCTACGAGCGGAAGGTGGTCCACGGGGTGGTCGCCGAGCGCGACGGCGTCAGCAGCAGCAGCCGCGGCAGGGAGCCAACGCGCCGCGTGATCATCGAGCCCGATCGCTAG
- the rsmG gene encoding 16S rRNA (guanine(527)-N(7))-methyltransferase RsmG, whose product MSARSAGPPPGLEALLGRYADAVRASPHNLLSPRGLAELETRHIPEALALAELLPGGPALVDVGSGAGLPGMVIALARPDLEVTLVEATAKKARFLERAVEDLDVGVVVVNARIEADRCLAGRFDLATARAVAPLDRLVEWVIPILRPGGRLYAVKGERWRSELDAAGAALRHVGAEVVATPPDPRTFTASVDPPLRTVIIARSA is encoded by the coding sequence GTGTCCGCGCGATCCGCCGGCCCTCCACCGGGTCTTGAGGCTCTCCTCGGGCGCTACGCGGACGCCGTCCGCGCCAGCCCCCACAACCTGCTGTCCCCCCGAGGGCTCGCGGAGCTGGAGACGCGCCACATCCCCGAGGCGCTCGCGCTGGCGGAGCTCCTCCCGGGGGGGCCGGCGTTGGTCGACGTCGGCTCCGGTGCGGGGTTGCCTGGCATGGTTATCGCCTTGGCCCGCCCTGACCTCGAGGTGACCTTGGTCGAGGCCACCGCGAAGAAGGCCCGGTTCCTGGAGCGGGCCGTGGAGGACCTCGACGTGGGCGTGGTGGTCGTGAACGCTCGCATCGAAGCGGACCGTTGCCTGGCGGGGCGCTTCGATCTCGCCACGGCCCGTGCGGTGGCGCCCCTCGATCGACTGGTGGAGTGGGTCATTCCCATCCTGCGCCCCGGCGGACGGCTGTACGCGGTCAAGGGAGAACGGTGGCGATCCGAGCTGGATGCCGCCGGGGCGGCCCTGCGTCACGTCGGCGCCGAGGTCGTGGCAACGCCCCCGGACCCCCGCACGTTCACCGCTTCCGTCGACCCCCCGCTGCGGACTGTTATCATCGCGCGGTCCGCGTGA
- a CDS encoding AAA family ATPase, protein MAGRQAHIVCIANQKGGVGKTTTAVSVAAALADGGAQVLLVDVDPQGNATTGLGLRVGEGAPSTYRVLVDGLAVEDATEPTAVRGLHCLPSTLDLAGAEIELVPAFSRELRLSRALDEVRDLYDLIIVDCPPTLGLLTVNALVAADLVILPIQCEYYALEGVGQLTRTIDMVQRNLNPRLEIGGVVLTMFDARTRLAQQVVDEVRSHFGDHAFRTVIPRSVRLSEAPGYGQPITVYATASRAARAYRRLADEIAERLALPVRALSPIDQLIGAANVSGHNPPGGR, encoded by the coding sequence ATGGCGGGGCGCCAAGCGCACATCGTCTGCATCGCCAACCAGAAGGGCGGCGTCGGCAAGACCACCACGGCGGTGTCGGTCGCCGCAGCGTTGGCCGACGGTGGTGCCCAGGTCCTGCTCGTGGACGTCGACCCGCAGGGCAACGCCACGACCGGCCTGGGCCTGCGAGTGGGGGAGGGCGCGCCGTCGACCTACCGCGTCCTGGTGGATGGCCTCGCCGTCGAGGACGCGACCGAGCCGACCGCGGTCCGCGGGCTGCACTGCCTGCCGTCAACGCTCGACCTGGCCGGCGCCGAGATCGAACTGGTCCCCGCCTTCTCCCGCGAGTTGCGCCTGTCGCGCGCGCTCGATGAGGTCCGCGACCTGTACGACCTGATCATCGTCGACTGCCCACCGACGCTCGGGCTGCTGACGGTCAACGCGCTGGTGGCCGCCGATCTGGTGATCCTGCCGATCCAGTGCGAGTACTACGCCCTCGAGGGCGTGGGCCAGCTCACCCGGACGATCGACATGGTCCAGCGCAACCTTAACCCTCGACTAGAGATCGGCGGTGTCGTCCTGACGATGTTCGACGCGCGGACCCGTCTCGCCCAGCAGGTCGTCGATGAGGTGCGGAGCCACTTCGGCGATCATGCGTTCCGAACCGTCATCCCCCGAAGCGTTCGCCTGTCCGAGGCGCCTGGCTACGGCCAGCCGATCACCGTCTACGCGACCGCGAGCCGCGCTGCTCGGGCGTACCGGCGGCTCGCCGATGAGATCGCCGAGAGGCTCGCACTCCCCGTCCGCGCCTTGTCCCCGATCGACCAGCTCATCGGCGCGGCCAACGTGTCCGGCCACAACCCACCCGGAGGACGGTAG
- a CDS encoding ParB/RepB/Spo0J family partition protein, translating into MTERRGLGRGLSALIPNEQATDGLRELPVSAIAPNRRQPRGVFDDDELAELAASIREVGLLQPILVREVGIDRYEVVAGERRLRAAKLAGLTRIPALVRPTSDADLLKEALIENIHRVQLNPLEEAAAYQQLLEDFAVTQEQLAARLGKSRPTISNALRLLSLPPAVQRKVAAGVLTAGHAKALLALERREDRERLAERIVAEGLSVRDTEEVVRLRYLGAAPAPSLQPSADVAPRPPRRRVTAPGLRELEERLSDALAARVKVTVGARKGRITVDFASVDDLERIVGIVAQGLQTTIPVQETSLR; encoded by the coding sequence ATGACCGAACGACGCGGACTCGGACGGGGCCTGTCAGCTCTCATCCCCAACGAGCAGGCAACCGACGGACTCCGTGAGCTGCCGGTGAGCGCCATCGCGCCCAACCGGCGCCAGCCCCGCGGCGTCTTCGACGACGACGAGCTGGCCGAGTTGGCGGCATCGATCCGCGAGGTCGGGCTGCTCCAGCCGATCCTGGTCCGCGAGGTCGGGATCGACCGCTACGAGGTGGTCGCAGGCGAGCGGCGGCTGCGGGCAGCCAAGCTGGCCGGGCTGACCCGGATCCCGGCGCTCGTGCGCCCCACCTCCGACGCGGATCTGCTCAAAGAGGCCCTGATCGAGAACATCCACCGGGTGCAGCTGAATCCGTTGGAGGAGGCCGCGGCCTACCAGCAGCTGCTGGAGGACTTCGCCGTCACCCAGGAGCAACTCGCGGCCCGCCTCGGGAAGAGCCGCCCGACGATCAGCAACGCGCTCCGGCTGCTGTCGCTGCCGCCCGCGGTCCAGCGCAAGGTCGCGGCCGGGGTCCTGACCGCGGGGCACGCCAAGGCGCTGCTCGCACTGGAGCGGCGCGAGGACCGCGAGCGCCTCGCCGAGCGCATCGTCGCCGAGGGCCTGTCGGTGCGCGACACCGAGGAGGTGGTGCGGCTGCGCTACCTCGGCGCTGCGCCGGCCCCGTCCCTGCAGCCATCCGCCGACGTGGCCCCGCGGCCGCCCCGCCGGCGCGTCACCGCACCCGGCCTGCGCGAGCTCGAGGAGCGTCTGTCCGACGCGTTGGCTGCCCGGGTGAAGGTGACGGTGGGTGCACGCAAGGGCCGCATCACCGTGGACTTCGCGTCGGTCGACGATCTGGAGCGGATCGTGGGGATCGTCGCCCAGGGGCTGCAGACGACCATCCCAGTGCAGGAGACATCACTCCGGTAG
- the rpiA gene encoding ribose-5-phosphate isomerase RpiA: MNETGKRAAGRAAAELVEDGMRMGFGSGSTVARFLEALAERELDVAGVPTSEETAQRCRELGLALLDPDQLLDLDMVVDGADELDHDLSLTKGGGGALLREKVVAWNCARMIVIATPDKVVERLGDSFPLPLEVIPFARRSVAHVVEGLGFEVTARDGGEYRTDNGNLILDARMPGGIKDPEVMESLLALVPGIAENGLFVGLADAAILGRDDGEIEVLHAPQEDDEEVVVLPE, encoded by the coding sequence GTGAACGAGACCGGGAAGCGTGCCGCTGGTCGCGCTGCGGCGGAGCTGGTGGAAGACGGCATGCGCATGGGGTTCGGCAGCGGGAGCACCGTTGCGCGCTTCCTGGAGGCGCTCGCGGAACGTGAGCTGGACGTCGCTGGGGTGCCCACCTCGGAGGAGACGGCTCAGCGCTGCCGGGAGCTGGGGCTGGCGCTCCTGGACCCCGACCAGCTCCTCGACCTGGACATGGTCGTCGACGGCGCCGACGAGCTGGACCACGACCTGAGCCTCACCAAGGGCGGCGGCGGGGCGCTGCTGCGCGAGAAGGTCGTCGCATGGAACTGCGCCCGGATGATCGTCATCGCAACCCCCGACAAGGTCGTCGAGCGGCTCGGCGACAGCTTCCCCCTCCCGCTCGAGGTGATCCCGTTCGCCCGTCGTTCGGTCGCCCACGTGGTCGAGGGCTTGGGTTTCGAGGTCACCGCCCGCGACGGCGGTGAGTACCGCACCGACAACGGCAACCTCATCCTCGACGCCCGCATGCCTGGTGGGATCAAGGACCCCGAGGTGATGGAGTCGCTGTTGGCGCTGGTGCCAGGCATCGCGGAGAACGGCCTGTTCGTCGGGCTGGCCGACGCAGCCATCCTCGGTCGTGACGACGGCGAGATCGAGGTCCTCCACGCCCCGCAGGAGGACGACGAGGAGGTCGTCGTCCTACCGGAGTGA
- a CDS encoding D-alanine--D-alanine ligase, giving the protein MAHGQDTHLPHVAVISGGLSLEREVSLRSGGRVADALGDRGYPVTRLDVDSDLVRHLTSGGFDAAFIALHGAMGEDGTIQSILELLEIPYTGPDHLASALAWDKPISKGLYRRAGIPTPDHVSLSAQAFRDAGVSAAMDRIADELGVPLVVKPATGGSALGVGYAEEAEQLPGAVVGALSYADAVLIERRVTGTEVAVSVVDGEPLPPVEIDPRDGVYDFAARYTAGATEFHVPARLAQDVLDRCAEAAVAAYDAVGARHVSRADLIVDADGTPWLLELDTCPGMTETSLLPLAALAAGMSFADLAERLLQLALGTSDGG; this is encoded by the coding sequence GTGGCACACGGCCAGGACACCCACCTGCCACACGTGGCGGTGATCTCGGGCGGGCTCTCACTGGAACGTGAGGTCAGCCTGAGGTCCGGAGGGCGTGTCGCCGACGCCCTCGGTGACCGCGGCTACCCCGTGACACGCCTCGACGTCGACAGCGACCTCGTCCGCCACCTCACCAGTGGCGGGTTCGATGCGGCGTTCATCGCGCTGCACGGCGCGATGGGCGAGGACGGCACGATCCAGTCGATCCTGGAGCTCCTCGAGATCCCCTACACAGGCCCCGACCACCTCGCGTCAGCGCTGGCCTGGGACAAGCCGATCAGCAAGGGGCTGTACCGGCGGGCGGGGATCCCCACGCCCGACCACGTCAGCTTGAGCGCGCAGGCGTTCCGCGACGCCGGCGTGTCGGCCGCCATGGACCGCATCGCCGATGAGCTGGGCGTCCCCCTGGTGGTCAAGCCGGCCACCGGCGGGTCGGCTCTGGGTGTGGGCTACGCCGAGGAAGCCGAGCAGCTGCCCGGGGCGGTGGTGGGGGCGCTGTCCTACGCCGACGCCGTCCTGATCGAGCGGCGCGTCACCGGAACCGAGGTCGCCGTGTCGGTGGTCGACGGCGAACCGCTCCCGCCGGTCGAGATCGACCCCCGTGACGGGGTGTACGACTTCGCCGCGCGGTACACGGCGGGAGCGACCGAGTTCCACGTCCCGGCGCGCTTGGCACAGGACGTGCTGGACCGGTGCGCCGAGGCCGCCGTCGCCGCCTACGACGCGGTCGGGGCACGCCACGTGTCCCGGGCCGACCTGATCGTCGACGCCGACGGGACACCGTGGCTGCTGGAGCTCGACACCTGTCCCGGTATGACGGAGACGTCGCTGCTGCCCCTGGCCGCGCTGGCCGCGGGGATGTCGTTCGCGGACCTCGCCGAGCGCTTGCTTCAGCTCGCGTTGGGGACCAGCGATGGTGGATGA